The genomic DNA GGGAACAACAAAGGGAGCACCCGCTTGCGGCGCCTGGCGGGAAAAGATCACCAAACTGTGCCCCGCCTGATGAAGCTCGCGGCACAGCTCCCGCCCCACAAATCCTGTCGCTCCCGTCACCAGTATCTTCATAGTGTCTCATAATAGTAGATGCCCATCTAAAGCGCCAATCAATCGTACATTTTGGATGCAGGACGCAAACATTATGGTTTGTTAAAGATATCCCAATATGATGGCAAATTGGCGGAGAGATCAGTAACAGACTTAAGTGACAGATCTTGCCTGGCGATAAATAGCTATGATTCGCTGGTGTTCTTATTGTCAAAGATTCCTCTCTGAAGCTCCACCTTACGAAGACCTCGCCGTCTCCCATGGCGCTTGCTCCGAATGTGCCGCCTTGGGACCCACGGGACTAGATCAACAGGTCGATACCGGACGCGCGATCTCGGAACTCCAAGGACAGCTTTGGGAGGCTGCTAAGGGCGCCAATTATTCTGAAATCCAGAGGCTTCTTGGAATTGCCCAGGCCATTCGAGTGCGCAACAGCGATCTCCTCTTGGGCATGATTTCCCCCTTGCTCTACAAAGTCGGATTACACTGGGAAAAGAAGAAGCTGAGTGTTGCCGATGAACATAGAATCACACGTTTTTTTGAGCAGGTCTATCACCAAGTAAAAACCAGCTCTGAGCTAGATGTGCCACCTAGGAACAATAAATCTCAACCTGATGTGCTATTAATCAATGCTCCAAACAATCATCACACTCTTGCCGTACGATTCTTGGAAATGTGGCTAGAGGATCGAGGCATAAGTGTCATGGCCATTTACCCTGGCCTCCCTGCCGAGGAAGTGACCGAGCTTATCGCCAAAACCAAACCCAAGGCATTGGGGATCTCGATTTCCATGGAAAATCAGGCGACAGAGACTCTAAAGATTGTAGATCAAGTTCACCAGAAATTCCCATCGGTCAAGATCATGGTCGGCGGTTGCGCCGTCAAAACAGGGAAGTACACTCCCCTTAACCAGGATAAGGCCATTTGGTCGACCGTGCCGGAGGACCTGGCACAGCTGGTTGCCGCCTAATCAAGCAACTGAAAGAACTCTTTCATTGTCGCCACTGATCTAAAATCTTCGGCGAACTGACGGGCCAAGGCTCCAGACACCCAGACATCGAGTCCTTTTTTGGTTTCACTCCGCAGCTGACTTAAATAGTCAGGAAGGCCATCAAAGTTACTCTCAATCGGTGCGGCGCTCAAAACTAGAATCTTGGGCTTCACCCCTTTGATAATGTCCACGAGGGCTTCGATCGGGAGGTTGGCTCCAAAATTCAGGGTTGGATAGCCTTTAGATTGGGCCAGTTTGCTGGCTATAAGAATCCCCAACTCATGATAGTCCCCCTCTGGAGTGCAAAAGGCTATCAGTGGCTTATCTACCTGAGTTTCCGCCGATCTGGTTTTAATGATTTGATCGCGAACCAGAGCTGAGACTGCGTGCTCCTGAGACACACTTAACTCACCAGTGGCTACCATTCGACCCACCTCTGCCATCAGCGGAACGACGAGGTCGATGAGAAACTCCTCCACTCCACGCCGAACACGGTGGCGGTGAAGCTCTTCCAGCAGCCGATCCAATTGGTAGTCGCTCAACAGTTGAAGGAGCTCCTGGCGGTGTTGAATCAATGGCCCATAGGTCTCTGGAAGCAAAACTTCAATTTCTGCAGCCGACATTTTCGCTGCTTTGCGAATCGGGTAACCAAGCTCAACCAAGGCTTTAAGCGCTTTTAGACGCTCAACGTCCTCATAGGTGAAAGCCCTGTTTTTACCCTGGCGCTCGGGACTGACCACTCCATAGCGCTTTTCCCAGGCCCTAATGATGTGGACGGTCAATCCGGTTATCTGAGATACATGATTGATATCAAGCTTCATAACCTCAAAATATACTCATTTTCAGTAATTTACAAGCCTCTGTCTCATATTTTGTCTAGTTAAAACTATCTTTAACTAGACAAAGTGGGGCCATTTTGCTACTATTAGAGAAACTCAGGAGGGAGAAACAATGACAAATCTAGCAGCAACTTTGATGGCATTTTTTTGGGGGACTTCCTGCGCACATGGGGCTCTCAACCAATCTCAGCTGGAGGTGGTTCCCTCGGTCGACATCAATAGATATCTGGGCACCTGGTTCGAAATCGCCCGCTATCCCAATTCATTCCAAGGAGACTGTTTCGCTTCGACAGCTACCTATTCTCTTCGGGGTGATGGCAACATTAAGGTGATCAATCGCTGCAACGAAGGGTCCTTCGATGGACCCATCGATGAGGCCGTGGGCAAGGCCTGGGTTGTCGATCCTAGTACTAACGCTAAATTGAAGGTGCAGTTTTTTTGGCCCTTCGCTGGCAATTACTGGATTATCGATCTCGATCCTAATTATCAATGGGCTGTTGTGGGAGAACCTGATCGTCAGTATTTGTGGATTCTCAGTCGCACACCACAAATGGACAAAAACGACTACGAAGGAATTATTTCTCGCCTTACACCTAAGGGTTATGACCCTCAAGAGCTGATCATCACTCCTCAAAAGGAGACATTATGAAAATGCTTTCAACCGTCGGAGCAGGATGCCTGGTCATTGAAAGCGACCAGGTCCTGCTGGTTCAGCCAAACTATGGGCCCGCCAAAGGACAGTGGATGTTCCCCGGGGGCTTCATCAACGACAATGAGTCCCCAGAGGACGCTGCCCTGAGAGAGTTGTGGGAGGAAACCGGGCAGGTCGGAAAAGTCATCCCCCCCTTGTGCATTCGCTACCGGCAGGCCCCCACTGACATCTATTGGGTATTTCAGGTTGAACTCACACTCAATACCCCCATCTCAGTTCTTACTTCCGAGCTTTTGGATGTACGCTTTTGGCCAGTGAAGGAGGCCATCCACTCTCCGCTGGTGCGGCCCATGTCCCGGTTTTTTCTGGAGTCGGCCCTCGCTCCCCCACTCAGCAATGTGCCACTCCCTCGCGGTCACGATGACACCCATCGCGTGTTCTTTTTTGAACCCTCTGACTTCCATCATGCGCAAGTCCACTACCAACGAAACGAAAGGCTGGCACAATGAGAAAGTTCCTCCTCGCCGGCGCGGCCCTTCTCCTCTGCTCCCCCTCCTTGGCAACGGACACAGTCGTGTTTTCGGGCACGGCCTATAAATCCAAAAAAAAGCAGTCGATCGCCTACAACGAAACGCACGAGGTGACAGAGGTTTCCGGCCGGATTGTGAAATCCAAAACCACCTACCGAAACTCCCAGGGTGATATCATTGCTGTGCTCAGTTGTGACTACGGTAAAAACACCTACCTTCCTGATTTCACCTTCGAAGATCTGCGTAGCGGCAACTGGGAAAAGGTCGTGGTCACGGGTGACAAAGTAAACATCCAGTACCGGGACAACCGCCAGGCCGAGATTGAGGAACTCACCATGGACATCGACAAAAAGCTGAGCGGCAGTCAGGGTCTCAATCAGTTTATTGTGTCAAACCTGGAAAAGGCTGTGATGGGAGATCGTCCTGTTACCACCTTCATCCTACCCGCCCGCCAAACCACAGTCGATATGATCCTGATCGGCAAAAAGGGCGAGGATGGCCTGGCAAAGGTTGAACTCAAATTGCAGAACCCATTCTTGCGGCTATTTGCGCCAACCCTTGAATTGGTCTACGATCAGAAGTCGCAGAATTTGATCAGCTATTACGGCAACTCCAACATTTATACGGACACAGGAGACAAACAAAAAGTCCTGATTGAATACGACTACTCACAGGCTTCTCGAATCGCTGCCAAGAGGATTAAGAATGATCAAATCCCTAATTAACTTCCACAATAGACTGAGTGACAAAGATTTTATCTGGTTTCCCTTTACGGTACTGCGACCGAGACCAGAGGTCACCATCTCTCAGCCTCGCGTATGGCTGATGACCATTTGCTTCTCGTCCTATGGTCTTTTGGTTTTAATTCTTAAGTCTCTGGCCTTTGGCTCCTCCCCATATCCGGGCCTGGGCCAGGACTATTTTCTTCTCTTTATTGGCTTCTTCTTGTGGTTTCAGTTTGTCACGGCTCCTCTCTGGAACCAACGGGCTCAGACGATTGCTGTGCGCAAGGGCAAGCCCCATGGATAACACCCTTTGGGCCCACTTGGCCTTTGTTCTTGTCTATTTCTCCTTTGGCTGGTGGCTATCTATCAAAACGGACAAGTTTGCTTGGATTGATGTATTCTGGGTTTCGAGTTTCGTTCCGCTTGTTATTCACAGCTTTTTTTCCGTAGGGACATGGCCCCAGGTGATCCTTCACATTATGTACCTGGCCTGGTCTTGCCGCCTGAGCCTGCTCCTTTTAGCTCGTGTTTATGGAAAGGGTGAGGACTCCCGCTACGTGAGACTCCGCAATCATTGGGGCAACAAAGCCTCCCTCTACTTTTACTTTCTCTTTATTGCTGAGGGGGTCCTGGTTCTCCTTCTCCTCATTCCCATCTACCTCGTCAGTCAGTCCTTACACATAGAACTGGATTTCTGGAATTTACTTGCCGCCATCCTATTTATGATCTTTCTTATGGGCGAATCCCTGGCTGACTGGCAGAGAAATCGATTTGCAAAGACCCACTCTGGCCAAAAGAAGGTCTGTCGCTCTGGACTCTGGAAGTACTCACGGCACCCCAATTATTTTTTTGAGATCCTTATTTGGTACACATTTGCTCTCTATAATTTTGGTCTCAGTCGAAACCTGCTGAGCTTTCTTCCTGCCATCGTTATGCATCTCCTGATTTGGAAGGTGACGGGCGTCCCGCCCTCTCGTCAACAGTCATTGGAGTCACGAGGCGAAGCCTATCGACAGTATATGAAGACCACCAACGAACTCATTCCCTGGCCACCCAAGGAGATTTGATATGAAGGCCCTTACCATTGCTACCGCCCTATTACTCACCATCCCCACTTTTGGAGAAACCATGAGCCAAATGGATCGTATTAAAGATGTGTTTAATCGCTTGAGAGCCGACAATATGGAGATTCTCGATCAGTTTTATCATCCGGACGCCCGATTTATTGATCCTCTAGGAGATCACCAGGGCCGGGAATCGGTGAAGGCTTACTACTCAAATCTCTATAAAAACGTCACCGAGATCCACTTTGAATTCATTGACGATCTCTCCGTTGGCAACAAACATTTGCTGGTGTGGAAGATGCACCTGAAGGCCAAGGGTCTCAAAGGTGGGGAAACCGTTACACTAGACGGAAACTCCGTCATCCATTTCAACGACCAGGACCTTGTTAGCTATCACCGAGACTACTTTGATATGGGCGAGTTTATATATGAGCAGGTTCCCGTCCTGTCGTGGATCATTGGCAAAGTGAAAGACAGGCTCAAAAACTAAAAACTGGCTCCCATAATCGTTAAACCACAAAGTCCTTTATCAGTGAGGTCGGTCCTTTGCCGACCATTCTCCGCAAATCCTCACGCACCTTTTCGGCCGCAGGCTCGTCTTCGGGTCGCGTCAGTTACCTGCCGCGCCTCGTTCGGCCGAGCCTATTCCCTTCGGTCACTCAGCCTCCCGCCCTGCGCGACGGTGAGGATTCGGATTCACGGAAATGGCTCGGCAATCGGACCTACTCCCGGACAAAGGCAGCCCAGAGTTTTGTGGTTTAACGATTATGAGAGCCAGTTTTTAGGAACTAGCTTGAGAGAAGGCCGGTAAGGGATTACCGGCAAACGACATAAGTATAGTATTTTTCCAGTCCGGACTGTTTTTCCGGCAGGGCCACTCGGATAAAGGGCACCTTTTTAGTGTCGGCCGAGGTCGTGCTCTTGGTGATCAGGCGGTGTTCATATCCGACGATATTGCCCTTGGCGATATAGATCACAAAAGCCACATCACGAATCCCGTTGCTGTTCTCCAGGTGGGGAAGTTTGAAAGTGATGAAATAATCGGCACCCTTTTCCATGAACTTGGTTGGATTTGGCGCTGAAGCACCCATGGCCTTGAGTTCATCAACCGTTAACTTCTCTTTGATCGGACCGTAGGTCACGCGCACCGGCCGGTAGGGCTCCTGCCGCTTGTCAAAGTACTCAAAGCTTCCCTCTTCGCGCTCTTCAGCATTACTGAGGATTCCCTTGGTAAACATATTGGGCAGCGCGGCCAATCGAACATTGAACTTACTTTGCCGTCGGACTTCATAGAGAGAGAACATCCACTCGGTGAGTCCACCCTCCATCTTGTTGATGCCAAAGCCACAGCGAGGAGCCTCAAAGCGCGGATCGGCTTCATCCTCCACATACAAGGGCGATCCGTCATGTCCAAAAGAGATTCCAACAAACTCCAGATTTTCGATGGGAAAGTAAAAGTCCTCACCTGTTGGCGGAACTGGTGTGTTCGCCAGGGAAGTGGAAACTCCTGTAATCAGAGAAATGCCCAGAATGAAGCCGGCTAAGGCCCGTAGCTTACTTTTTTGCATGTTCTCTCTCCTCAGGAAAAATCGCTCGACGGAAATCAATGGTCAATTCCCTGTCCTGATCCTCTTCCGGCCACTCGATTTCACGACCCAAGTAGATGGATTTGGTTGCAGGGTCGTAGGTCCACCCCTTGTGAGGATGATTGGGAATAGTCATGTTTCCATACTTAACAACAATGGTCGCCGGATCCGGAGCCTTGTCCAGGGTGATACGGCTTCCCACTTTCTCCACAATGTCCTCAGCAATCTGAGCTAGGTCATTACCAAATGTGGGCGAACAAAGATTAAAGTAGTTGTCGTTGGCTCCAGCACTAGCCAAACTCAAAAAGGTCTCCAGCTTTTTGGGTTGCTCACCACCGTCACGAGAACAGCCGTCCACGCCCGGAGGAACATAGGCACCATAGACCAGGACTTTTTCAGGATCACCACCCTTAAAGTTCACCATCTCATTGTAGACACTGGTCGGATCCAATTTACTCTGGTCCTCGGCATCAGTTACAAAAACTACGGCTAAATAGGAACCCTTCCGGGAAAAATTCGCCACTGGATTCTGCAGAACCGGTAGGATCTGAGACAAAACTCTCTCTGTGGCATCACCGTTAGTGCCAACAATCATAGACTGGGCCAAAATATCCATACCATTGACCGTTCGCGGGGTCACATAAGAGCCCAAGGGGCCCTTTAGATTGCCTTTGTCTTTATCGCTGGTCGTGGTTACGCCAATACGGTAGTCGAGAATTACGCTCTGATTCAGTGCGGAGACAAACAGTACCGCATTGCGCTTTAAGTTCTCCTGATGAGTCTGCATACTTCCAGAATCATCAATGACAAAGAGAATCTCCACCATCGGACGGCGAATCTCCTGGGCGTCCTTCTTTTTCTGAATCACGCGCTCCAGGCCCTGATCAGGCAGAGGGCGCAGCATGGGAGTCGGCTCATTGTCTCCGCAACCAACGAGAATTCCCGCGGCCAAGGACAAACTTAAAACTCCACTGAGCACTCTCTCTATGGGGAATTTAGTTGGCTTTTTCATTGTCACTCCCCCCGTTGGCGCAAAACTGTTTCACGTTCACACGATAGTTGGCCAACTCATCAAACCAAACCTCACCGGCTTTGGTCTTAAAGGTCAAAGAATCCTTATTGCGGCTGCCAGTGTGACCCTTTTTGCTTGTCGGCTTGAGATCCTCACCTGGACCAGCCTTTGCCAATCGCTTGGCCGCGCTGTCCACCTGTTGGATCACTTCCACTTCCAGAACCTGCATGCGGGTCAGAGTATCATCAATTTCCTTCAGCTCCTTGGTGGCCAGAGCTTGAACCCGCGTACCCACCATCGACTTAATATTGGCCTGCTTGCTGGCCATCATCTCACCAAGCCACTTCTCTCCAGGCGTTGCAAAGTTCTTGCTCACAACAGCGGCCTCTCTCTCCAGAGCAGCAAAACCCTGGGAGAGTTGGCGGATTTTCTCGTCACGCAACACGCGACGAGGGAGATTGCTCACCACTCGACCTGCGGTCTCAACTTTTAGATCTGGGTGATTCATGGCCTGAATCAGCTGATCAACCGACTTTGGCCCTTTGTTTTGCACTTCGATCAACTGCTGAGCCCGTCCTTTGAACTTGTCCTTAAAGTACATCAGGGTCTTCACTGAGTTGGGATAGTCACAGATACTCAACTGAGCCAATCCGCGCAGATAATAGGTCTCAGGACCCACTAAGAAACCAAAATCAGTGACCATAAAGGTATTTGTTTGAGCCAACACATCCTCAGGCTTGTTCTGACGAATGAAAATCCAACCCATCTCTTCCTGAGCCTCAAACCAGTAGTAAGAGCTCTTAGGAACCTGACTATAATAGTTGGCTGCCACGTCCAGATAGCCGCGCTTGTAAAGCAATCGGGCAGCGGTGATGTTCATCAGGCCATCAGATACTGGGTTGACCTTATACTTCATCAAAGGACCCAACATTTTGGCGGCCTCGCCGACTTCGCCTTTGATGGCCAAAGCCGTCACTAACTGCCACTGGAGCCAAGCCCGTTCAGCCGTATCGGGAACGGTTTCAGTGATCATCTGCTCAATGGTCTTCAGATCCTCTTTACTGCGCAACTGTTGAGCCGTAGCTCTCACCCGAGCCGCCACACCGAAGGTTTTTGTCCACTCGGGGTCCCATTTAATCTGAACTTGCTTCCATACAGGAGCCGATCCAGGAGCGGCCTTTTTCCACTCGTTCATCAAAGACTGGGAAATGCTGGCAGGTTGATTCACCTGAAAAAGCTGTTCAATGCCTGTGGTTTCCAACCCGTTAGCAAACAGAATCAAGCCCAGAAGAGCCTTACCGTTGGCTGAGCTGGAAAAGCCAGTACCAGCCACTTCGGCGCCCCAATGTTTGAGGGCGTCAGACCACTTGCCTTGCACATAGGCTTCAACAAAGGGGCCAGTTGATTTTCCAGTCAGGGAACTCAACATGGCTCGGCGGCCTTCCTGAATTGCCGCCAGCTCCTGCGTACTCGCCGCTCCAAGGATCTGACCCAAATCCTCTCCATAAGAGGTAAAGGAAAGGCTGAGACCCAGAGCTATTAAAATTTTGCTGGCTTGCCTTAACATGGCCATTACTCCTTAAAGCATATACCCCAACGACAAACCAAGAACGGTCAGGTTCATGGTGTGTTTGCCCGTAAATCTCTCCGTATCATAGACCTGACGGCGCAATTCCATACGGCCCGTCAAATGCTGAGAGAACCACACACCCAATCCACCACCATAGGTGTAAGTGCCTGTTCCCTTTGAGGAGAGCTCCATCACTCCAGTACCTGCAGTCAGGTAGAGATCAAACTGGGTGATTCCTAAATCATAGAGACTCATTTTTCCGTAGATAGGATACCAATTCACCGTTGCCAAGTAACCCTGGCGGGGCTCATCCAGGTCCGGAACTAAAGGCTCGGTCAACTTGGGTTGAAGCCCATTGGAGATCAAGGCCTTGGCTTCGCTGGTCAGGGAGTTAAAAGCATAGAAGTAATTGAGACCAACCGACCAGCGATGATTGATGTGAAAGTGATAGGTCAATCCCAAGGTGTCCGTCGACAAGTAGGCATCGCCACCCACAAAGCTGGCCACCTGCGGGGAAAACTCATGGCGGAACTTCCTCGACACCGTCCGACCCTGAACAATCTTTATTTCGGTCTCAGGATGCAAAGCCTTGGCTTTGTTGTAAAGATCCTTGTTGCCACCAAGGGAGTCAAAACCCTCCATGATGTCGCCAGCCGAAGCTGACAATCCTAAGAGACCTACAATTAGGGTAAATATTAGATTCTTCATCATCATCTCCTAGTGCCCGCCCGGCCCGTAGTTACTATAATCCGGAGCATTGTCGGCCTTAATACGCTCCTCATCCAACCTGGCGCCCAACAGTTCCATCAACTCACTTTCGATTGGGGGCTGGCCAATCTTCTGCATCAATATCCGACGTTTTTCGGTGACTTCCTTTACCAGGTCGTCGCCCGTTACCGTTGTTCTGCTGAATACTTTAAATTCAAATTCAATAATTTTGGGCAAATCCAGCTCAGGAGTGGACTTGGGTGTCCAAGCCACGTGGCAGTCCGTATCTTTGCTGCTGTCTCCGTCCATACAGGCAATCATCAGGCCTGGGAATTTCTTCCAGTCTGTGACCCATTCAATTGAGGTCTTACCTTCGCCGCGCCGATCGATGATGGAAAAGGAGAAGTAGTTCTCTTTGCCTTCATAGAAGATCACAGAGTCTTTCTCGTTCCAGGTGACCACAGGCTCCTTCAGAGAGGTGCGAATGACCACTGTCTGCTTGGAGGTCTCGGAAGGTACTAAGTGACGATTGACGGCCTGGAGACCAAAGTAGTGGGTGTCCGAGTCGTCAGTCAAATTGTGCTCCCCGCTCAGAGAAATAGACACCTTAAATGTCCACACCTGTGGGTCAGTTTCGTCCCTCTTAGGATCATCGTCGATGGACATCATCGACGTCAGACTGCTGCTTTCGTGAGTTTCCACTAAACGCAGGACCGGAGGTTTGCCAGTCAAGGGAGAAGTTGTCGAAACCGACTCAGGATCGCGCACTTTTACTTCAAAGTTAAAACTATCGCCTTCACGAATCCCCTTAGGCGGCATCTCACCCACCTGAATGATCTCGGGACCCATGTCTGCACGGAAAACAATAATCTCCACGTCCTTACGACGGGACAAATGGGTCTTTCCCCGTTTTGCGTTCAGCGCCACGGTGATGCGGGTCCGGCGCACGGCCTGGTCGCCCACCCAACCCTGAGGGGGAGTCCACAGAATAGTCTGCTGA from Pseudobdellovibrionaceae bacterium includes the following:
- a CDS encoding cobalamin B12-binding domain-containing protein; amino-acid sequence: MIRWCSYCQRFLSEAPPYEDLAVSHGACSECAALGPTGLDQQVDTGRAISELQGQLWEAAKGANYSEIQRLLGIAQAIRVRNSDLLLGMISPLLYKVGLHWEKKKLSVADEHRITRFFEQVYHQVKTSSELDVPPRNNKSQPDVLLINAPNNHHTLAVRFLEMWLEDRGISVMAIYPGLPAEEVTELIAKTKPKALGISISMENQATETLKIVDQVHQKFPSVKIMVGGCAVKTGKYTPLNQDKAIWSTVPEDLAQLVAA
- a CDS encoding MerR family transcriptional regulator, whose amino-acid sequence is MKLDINHVSQITGLTVHIIRAWEKRYGVVSPERQGKNRAFTYEDVERLKALKALVELGYPIRKAAKMSAAEIEVLLPETYGPLIQHRQELLQLLSDYQLDRLLEELHRHRVRRGVEEFLIDLVVPLMAEVGRMVATGELSVSQEHAVSALVRDQIIKTRSAETQVDKPLIAFCTPEGDYHELGILIASKLAQSKGYPTLNFGANLPIEALVDIIKGVKPKILVLSAAPIESNFDGLPDYLSQLRSETKKGLDVWVSGALARQFAEDFRSVATMKEFFQLLD
- a CDS encoding lipocalin family protein — translated: MTNLAATLMAFFWGTSCAHGALNQSQLEVVPSVDINRYLGTWFEIARYPNSFQGDCFASTATYSLRGDGNIKVINRCNEGSFDGPIDEAVGKAWVVDPSTNAKLKVQFFWPFAGNYWIIDLDPNYQWAVVGEPDRQYLWILSRTPQMDKNDYEGIISRLTPKGYDPQELIITPQKETL
- a CDS encoding NUDIX hydrolase, which codes for MKMLSTVGAGCLVIESDQVLLVQPNYGPAKGQWMFPGGFINDNESPEDAALRELWEETGQVGKVIPPLCIRYRQAPTDIYWVFQVELTLNTPISVLTSELLDVRFWPVKEAIHSPLVRPMSRFFLESALAPPLSNVPLPRGHDDTHRVFFFEPSDFHHAQVHYQRNERLAQ
- a CDS encoding DUF1295 domain-containing protein; amino-acid sequence: MDNTLWAHLAFVLVYFSFGWWLSIKTDKFAWIDVFWVSSFVPLVIHSFFSVGTWPQVILHIMYLAWSCRLSLLLLARVYGKGEDSRYVRLRNHWGNKASLYFYFLFIAEGVLVLLLLIPIYLVSQSLHIELDFWNLLAAILFMIFLMGESLADWQRNRFAKTHSGQKKVCRSGLWKYSRHPNYFFEILIWYTFALYNFGLSRNLLSFLPAIVMHLLIWKVTGVPPSRQQSLESRGEAYRQYMKTTNELIPWPPKEI
- a CDS encoding nuclear transport factor 2 family protein, producing the protein MKALTIATALLLTIPTFGETMSQMDRIKDVFNRLRADNMEILDQFYHPDARFIDPLGDHQGRESVKAYYSNLYKNVTEIHFEFIDDLSVGNKHLLVWKMHLKAKGLKGGETVTLDGNSVIHFNDQDLVSYHRDYFDMGEFIYEQVPVLSWIIGKVKDRLKN
- a CDS encoding VWA domain-containing protein yields the protein MKKPTKFPIERVLSGVLSLSLAAGILVGCGDNEPTPMLRPLPDQGLERVIQKKKDAQEIRRPMVEILFVIDDSGSMQTHQENLKRNAVLFVSALNQSVILDYRIGVTTTSDKDKGNLKGPLGSYVTPRTVNGMDILAQSMIVGTNGDATERVLSQILPVLQNPVANFSRKGSYLAVVFVTDAEDQSKLDPTSVYNEMVNFKGGDPEKVLVYGAYVPPGVDGCSRDGGEQPKKLETFLSLASAGANDNYFNLCSPTFGNDLAQIAEDIVEKVGSRITLDKAPDPATIVVKYGNMTIPNHPHKGWTYDPATKSIYLGREIEWPEEDQDRELTIDFRRAIFPEEREHAKK
- a CDS encoding outer membrane beta-barrel domain-containing protein, with translation MKNLIFTLIVGLLGLSASAGDIMEGFDSLGGNKDLYNKAKALHPETEIKIVQGRTVSRKFRHEFSPQVASFVGGDAYLSTDTLGLTYHFHINHRWSVGLNYFYAFNSLTSEAKALISNGLQPKLTEPLVPDLDEPRQGYLATVNWYPIYGKMSLYDLGITQFDLYLTAGTGVMELSSKGTGTYTYGGGLGVWFSQHLTGRMELRRQVYDTERFTGKHTMNLTVLGLSLGYML